The genomic segment CTTCTGTCATAACATTTTTTCTGATCCAGCATGTGCGTCATGCTCTGAAACTACTGCTGTTCGTTGATGCATTCGGCCTATCTCTTTTTACCGTTCTTGCAACGGAGAAAACTCTTGTTCTGGGCTTTTCTGAGCCGGTTGCTGTATTAATGGGGTGATCACCGGAATCGCGGGCGGCATGATCCGTGACATGCTGACAGGCCGAATGCCTCTGCTTTTAGGCAGGGAATTCTATGCGACTCCCGCGCTGCTCGGAGCCGTTGTATTTTGCCTCATCCGTTATTATTTCCCTCTGCATGGCTTTAACATCATTTACGCCGTCGGTATTATATTCATACTCAGATCATCTGCGATTCAATGGGGGCTGTATTATCCGAAATGGCTTATTTACAGTGAAAAAAACTGAACAGATTAAGTGTTTCAGTCAGATTTATATGTCTTTCAAACAGAACCAATCGTAGGGAACTCAACAACTAAGGGGATAGCAACTAGCCTCCGGGATAAAATTCACCAGTGCCTGGATTAACTGCACCATCATCCCAGTCATCTTCAGCATAGGCCGTGGATGATAATAAGACTGCTGCCAGTACTAAAATGATAAACTGTTTCATACACCCCCCCCGTTGTTGAGACTTCTTTAAAAGAAGTGATCTCTTCATAAGCTAATTTCCTTTTTAAGGTTAGGTGAAAAGCACCTGATTCACAAAGGTTCTTTTTTGGGGGGAGAGGTCAAGGTTGTAGTAGACGTGGGCTCTTTCTCCCTCCCCTCGCTATTAAATTGGTAACATTCACAGGTGGTAAGCACCTGGTAAACAACTCGTCAACTCTTACCTTTTAGCGTGGATTTTGTCAAAATACACCCCTTCCTCTCCCTGGTATGTGATATGGTTGAGGCAGGATTTAAACCATATTGGTATGCACTCTCCATCACTCCATAAGCCCGCTCTATCTTAAGACTTAATTTCTAGCAATGGCACAAGAATTATGAATTTCGGAACAATCAAACATTGGAATGACGAAAAAGGATACGGTTTTATCACTCCAGATAATGGAGGGAATGACGTATTCTTACATATCAAAGCCTTCAAAAAACGACCACACCGCCCTGAAATTGGTCAGGTTATTTCATATGGTACAACATCGGGTGACAAGGGTCGTTTACGCGCATGCAATGTGCAGTACATGGAAGACAAATCTTCTTCAACACACACGAAAAAACTCACATTTACAATTTATTGCGCATTTTTATATGTGATTGGTATCGCCGTTGGAGTTTATCTGGGAAAACTTCCAAAAGTTTCTATCTATTTATACTTAGGGGCGAGCTTTATCACTTTTCTTGCGTATGGCATTGATAAATCAAAGGCTAAACAAGGTGGATGGCGTACGCAAGAAAGCACTTTACACTTATTTTCAATCGTTGGTGGGTGGCCAGGTGCTCTTCTTGCTCAACAAAAATTTAACCATAAAACAACGAAAGAATCATTTCGTTCTGAGTTCTGGGGTACAGTAGTTATGAACTGTGTTGGCTTTTTTTGGTTCACATCTCCAGGCGCATTAGAAAAAACCATCCATTTCTTAGACAAGTTTTTAAAATAAAAGGATAACAAACGCTGTTGGTAGCCAGACTATTTGCTGTGCTCCGAATTTGCCATAACAAAAAACTAAGCTTTAGTTATATTCCAAAAACATTGCCAGCAAGACAACCTTGCTGTTACCATGCAATCTATTTAACACGCTGTAAAGGCAACATAACTGCCATAACCTAAAGTCAAAGTAAAAGACAGTCCGTAAGACCACATCCAACAAAAGGCAAAAGCTGAGGGGTGACAGCTGCCGTCCCAACCGACTCCACCAACTACGCTAAAAGCCAAGCCACTGCCCTCCACCTTTGACCAGCCCCCTCCCATGTTGGGGACAACACCCATTGTTATGAAGCTGAGCAGCGGAGAAGTTGGCGGAAATAGAGTTTGAGCTGTTTGAGCTAGCCTTCTTAAACTCTCGTGGGGCTTGGAAGAGCGGTCCAACCCCTCTGTCATGCACCATCATTTCAACGCGTTGGCGTTACGACCGTATTAGGATGGAGGCGGTGGGCAGGTCAGGACGAACTGCTAGCTGCGCCCAGGAGCCCGTTCGCAAGCTTAGCGAAAGCTGAAACGAGAGTGAGGATTGGTAACTGGGCCGGGGCGGCATGGGGTGCAAAGGGGGGAATGCTTCCTCCTTTGGCCAGTGTGGCTG from the Desulfotalea psychrophila LSv54 genome contains:
- a CDS encoding cold shock and DUF1294 domain-containing protein; translated protein: MNFGTIKHWNDEKGYGFITPDNGGNDVFLHIKAFKKRPHRPEIGQVISYGTTSGDKGRLRACNVQYMEDKSSSTHTKKLTFTIYCAFLYVIGIAVGVYLGKLPKVSIYLYLGASFITFLAYGIDKSKAKQGGWRTQESTLHLFSIVGGWPGALLAQQKFNHKTTKESFRSEFWGTVVMNCVGFFWFTSPGALEKTIHFLDKFLK